From the genome of Vicia villosa cultivar HV-30 ecotype Madison, WI linkage group LG2, Vvil1.0, whole genome shotgun sequence, one region includes:
- the LOC131653261 gene encoding uncharacterized protein At5g08430-like has translation MIGRMDNGAQSGFDWAEEINGEVQNCVRKKRKYNKSKKKEYKYNGWGSTSLIQFLKSIGRDTSSKISQSDVTKIINDYVKQNNLLKPTNKKRILCDVRLQLLFGRKSINRIKISNFLESHYLENCGQSDEDILFDSDVDEYACEIPKPAPSERKSQPRKHVVEKPRSCFAAINSSNIKLVYLKRSLVEELLKDLETFETKVVRSFIRIKCDPNDYLQKNSHLLLQVKGIKKGSGVDGEIRLQASGFIKDITINMLSDDNFSEEECDDLHRRIKDGLLKKPTIVDLEEKARVLHEDITKHWLARELALLQNLIDRANEKGWRRELDGYLQRREKLKRPEEHERLLHVIPEVIAEDLESESTTTDVPVKKLKTSFQEFSETTCTKASLASEVPEAVADDSADYFSDDEEWLFHGIPQVTTDFLDFSESQLPEVPDKKAEVPDKKAENNSMQSFWEATRTKESLVTEVSNPVANGFACKATKLSLTDQTDQENESPKSILNLSGPSEVPLFSMEINSTALNCISRDASAVNQWSSVSVQQQPAKETNFAYKMDGVSMTAKSNEFHIGNKISQAPTVNQVRPAQVQVIELSDDDDDEESEKPSTIKPLHETPSTINRVHENLNTVNRVRENLNTVRPVPAEELQALVWHYRDPQGQVQGPFSIVALKGWRDAHYFTPDFKVWRAGQSQDQSVLLKNILPKFFPFG, from the exons ATGATAGGAAGGATGGATAATGGAGCACAATCTGGTTTTGACTGGGCAGAGGAAATTAATGGAGAGGTTCAAAACTGTGtgagaaagaaaaggaaatacaACAAATCAAAGAAAAAGGAATACAAATACAATGGATGGGGATCAACTTCCCTTATTCAGTTTCTCAAATCCATTGGTAGAGATACAAGCAGCAAGATAAGTCAAAGTGACGTCACTAAAATTATAAATGATTATGTTAAGCAGAATAACCTTCTTAAGCCTACAAATAAGAAAAGAATTCTGTGTGATGTTAGGCTCCAGTTGTTGTTCGGAAGGAAGAGCATTAACCGGATAAAGATTAGTAACTTTCTTGAGTCACACTATTTAGAAAACTGTGGACAATCTGATGAAGACATTCTGTTTGACTCAGACGTTGATGAATATGCATGTGAAATCCCCAAACCAGCGCCTTCGGAGAGGAAGAGCCAACCGAGGAAACATGTTGTGGAAAAACCAAGAAGCTGTTTTGCCGCTATCAATTCTTCCAACATCAAGCTTGTTTATTTAAAGAGGAGTCTAGTTGAGGAACTTTTAAAGGACCTTGAAACTTTTGAGACCAAAGTAGTTCGAAGTTTCATAAGAATCAAGTGTGACCCAAATGACTACCTTCAGAAAAACTCACACCTGCTTCTGCAAGTAAAAG GTATAAAGAAGGGCTCAGGAGTCGATGGGGAAATTCGCTTGCAAGCTTCTGGTTTCATTAAAGACATTACCATTAATATGCTATCAGACGATAATTTCTCTGAG GAAGAGTGCGATGATTTGCATAGAAGAATTAAAGACGGCTTACTCAAGAAACCTACGATT GTGGATTTGGAGGAAAAGGCTAGAGTGTTGCATGAGGATATAACTAAACAT TGGCTTGCAAGAGAACTTGCTCTATTGCAGAATCTTATTGACCGAGCAAATGAAAAGGGTTGGCGAAGAGA GTTGGACGGGTACCTTCAAAGAAGGGAAAAGCTTAAGAGACCGGAGGAGCATGAACGGTTATTGCATGTAATCCCTGAAGTTATTGCTGAAGATCTAGAATCTGAATCTACGACAACAGATGTTCCAGTTAAGAAACTCAAAACCAGTTTCCAAGAGTTTTCAGAGACTACCTGTACAAAAGCATCATTAGCATCTGAGGTCCCAGAGGCAGTTGCAGATGATTCTGCAGATTATTTCTCAGATGATGAAGAATGGTTATTCCATGGGATTCCCCAAGTTACTACTGATTTTCTAGATTTTTCAGAATCCCAACTCCCCGAAGTTCCAGATAAAAAGGCAGAAGTTCCAGataaaaaggcagaaaataatagtATGCAAAGTTTCTGGGAAGCTACTCGTACAAAAGAATCTTTAGTGACCGAAGTTTCAAATCCGGTTGCTAATGGTTTTGCATGCAAGGCTACAAAACTGTCTCTTACCGATCAAACCGATCAAGAAAATGAGTCACCAAAGTCGATTCTCAATCTTAGTGGACCATCAGAAGTTCCTCTTTTCAGCATGGAAATTAATAGCACTGCGTTGAATTGCATATCTCGCGACGCTTCTGCAG TTAACCAATGGTCTAGCGTGTCTGTTCAACAGCAACCAGCAAAAGAAACAAACTTCGCATATAAGATGGATGGTGTATCTATGACGGCCAAATCAAATGAATTTCATATTGGAAATAAGATCTCTCAAGCACCAACAGTCAATCAGGTACGGCCAGCTCAGGTTCAGGTTATAGAACTGAGCGACGATGATGACGATGAGGAAAGTGAAAAACCAAGCACCATAAAACCTCTCCATGAAACACCAAGCACCATAAACCGTGTTCATGAAAATCTAAACACCGTAAACCGTGTTCGTGAAAATCTAAACACCGTAAGACCAGTTCCTGCTGAGGAGTTACAAGCCTTGGTCTGGCATTACAGAGATCCTCAGGGACAGGTGCAAGGTCCTTTCTCCATAGTTGCTCTAAAAGGTTGGAGGGATGCTCACTACTTTACTCCAGACTTCAAGGTTTGGAGGGCAGGCCAAAGCCAAGACCAAAGTGTACTATTGAAGAATATTCTACCCAAATTTTTCCCCTTTGGATAA